The nucleotide sequence GGCAGGCCCGCTGGCCGCTGTCGCTCAATGGGACCTCGACGCACGATACCAAGCGGGGCGAGGATGTCCGCAGCCGCCTGAACGTTCTGACCGAGCTGGCCGATGAATGGATTGCTGAAGTGCATGCCTGGCAGGAGTTAAACGCTGATCTGAAGCAAAACGACGCACCCGATCCTAATGATGAGTACTTCATCTATCAGACACTGATTGGCGCTTATCCGATGCCGGATCAGGATGAGGATAAGTTCCCTCAACGTCTGACGGAATATCTGGAAAAAGCTCTGCGGGAGGCCAAGCGGTTTTCAACCTGGAATACTCCCGACGAAGCATATGAGGAAGCCGCTAAAACCTTCGCGCTACGATTACTGGATCGGAAACGCCCCTTCTGGAAACGTTTTCAGCAGTTTCACCAGCAGGTTTCCGATTTCGGGATTGTCAATTCATTAGCGCAGGTTGTTCTTAAATCGACCTGTCCGGGTCTGCCCGATGTGTATCAGGGTTGTGAGTTCTGGGACCTGAGTATGGTAGACCCCGACAACCGTCGACCCGTTGATTTCGACCAGCGTCAGCAGGATCTGGATGAACTGATAGCCAGTGATGCCGACGACCTGTGGTCGGAATTATGGCACAGCCGTTACGATGCCCGCATCAAGCTCTGGGTAACTCATCTTTTGCTTAATGAGCGGCAGCAGCAGGCCGACCTGTTTGCTAACGGTCATTATGTTCCCCTGACTGTCGAGGGCCGTTATAAGCAGCACGTACTGGCGTTTGCCCGTCGGCACGAATCAACCTGGTACGTAACTGTTGTTCCGCTCGGTCTGGCGCAGCTATGCCGCGAGCAGCAAACAGACCTCCTGAGTCTGGACTGGCAGGATACCCGCGTTGTTTTGCCCCCCGAAGCCTCTACGCAGTGGGAGAACCGGCTGCTCAGCACCAGCGGCACAGCCGAGAACGGTCTTGTCGTCAGTGAACTGTTCCAGACCTTACCACTGGCGGTGCTTAAGCTGGAGCAAGTCCGCAGTGCGCGAAGCGCCGGGATTCTGCTGCCCATTACGTCGCTGCCGTCGCCGTATGGTGTTGGTGATTTCGGTCCCGAAGCAATGGCCTTTGCCGACTTTCTGGGCCGCAGTCACCAGACGTACTGGCAGGTGCTGCCTCTGAACCCGGTTGAATCGGGACAGGGCCATTCGCCCTATAGTTCGAACTCCAGCATGGCCGGTAGCCCGCTGCTCCTGAGCCCGGACATTCTGGTTCAGGAGGGTCTGCTGGAAGAAGCTGACCTCCGGGAGGCTTATCTGCCAATAACCGAACATGTCGATTTCAAGGAAGCCCGCCGGGTCAAGGAACCGCTCTTTGATAAAGCCTATCAGAATTTCCGGAATATCCAGTCTGTCGGCCAGCAACAGGCGTTCAACCGGTTTTGCGAGCAGGAAGCGTACTGGCTCGACGATTACGCCCTGTATTCGGCGCTTAAACTGCATCACAACGACGAACCCTGGCACACCTGGCCCAAGAAATTCAGACTACGTCAGCCAGACGCTCTGGAAACCTTCAGCCAGCAGCATGCCGACGCCATTAACAAGGTAAAATGGCTGCAATTCATGTTTGCAAAACAGTGGAAAGCCCTGCGCGCCTACTGCAATAACCTGGGTATCCGGCTGTTTGGCGACCTGCCGTTTTACGTCAGTTATGATTCGGTGGATGTGTGGGCCAATCCAGAGCTGTTCAGTATTGATGACAACGGAAAAATGACGGGCATCGCCGGGGTCCCGCCTGATTACTTCAACGCCGACGGTCAGCTTTGGGGCATGCCCGTGTTCCGATGGGATGTGTTGAAAAAACAGAATTATGCCTGGTGGGTGGAGCGGCTTCGCAAAAACATGGAGCTTTTTGACCTGCTGCGGCTAGATCATTTCCGGGCCTTTGCCGACTACTGGGAGGTGCCCGCCAGTGAGCAGACTGCCGTTAACGGAACCTGGAAACCGGGGCCGGGCGCCGACTTTTTTTCTGTGCTGCGGCAAGAGTTCGGCGAACTGCCATTCGTGGCGGAAGACCTGGGGCAGATCAATGAGGCCGTCTATGAACTCCGGGACGAATTCGGGCTGCCGGGCATGAAAGTGCTGCAGTTCGCTTTTGGCGATGAGATGCCGAAAAGCATCAACACCCCGCACAACCACACGCTAAATTCGATTGCCTATACGGGTACCCACGACAACAACACCAGCCGGGGCTGGTACCGTCAGGATAAAGAAAAGGCGCAGAGCCGGCAGTTGGAACGGTACGTTGGCCTACCCGTAACAGAAGAGAATGTTCATTTGATTTTAGGTCGGCTGGCCTATGCATCGGTCGCTCAGACGGCCATACTGCCTTTGCAGGATGTGCTGGGTTTAGATGAATCGGCCCGGTTGAACACCCCGGCTACGACCGAGCGCAACTGGACATGGCGACTGCTACCTGACCAGCTCAGCCCGGCGATTGAGGAACAGCTCAGAGAATGGACTACAGTTTACAATCGGTACTGAGCGTGTCATTTGAATCAATACACTAGATAACTCAATGATGATTAAAATAGGCTATCACGCATCCCACGAGCAGATTAAACCCAGCACGTTGCTCGATTACGCAAAACTGGCTCAGGATGCAGGCTTTACGTCTGGCTCTTCGTCCGATCATTTTCATCCCTGGAGCAACCGCCAGGGCGAAAGCGGCTTTGCCTGGTCATGGCTGGGAGCCGCCCTACAGGCTACCTCGCTTGACTTTGGCGTAGTGAACGCCCCCGGTCAGCGCTATAATCCGGCTATTATTGCGCAGGCTGCCGCAACGCTGGCCGATATGTTTCCCGAACGGTTCTGGCTGGCACTCGGAACGGGGCAGGCACTGAATGAACACATCACCGGCGAAAAATGGCCCTCAAAGGCAGACCGAAACGCGCGCCTGAAAGAATGCGTCGATATTATCCGGGCGTTGTGGAATGGCGAGACCGTGTCGCATAAGGGGTTGGTTACCGTAGAAGAGGCTCAGCTTTATACCCGTCCGGTGGTGAAGCCACTGCTGTTCGGCGCGGTCGTCACGAGCAAAACAGCCGAATGGGTCGGTAGCTGGGCCGATGGGTTACTGACTATCTCACAGCCGAAAGACAAGCTGCGCGAAGTCATCGACGCGTTCCGGCGGGGTGGCGGAGAAGGCAAACCTATGCATCTGAAAGTCCAGCTTTCTTACGCGCCCACCCTTGAAGCCGCCCGGCAAGGCGCTTATGACCAATGGCGGTCGAACGTTTTTCCGAATAATATGCTGACGGAGTTACGGATGCCCGATCAGTTTGATGCGGCTGGTGAAATGGTCAACTTACAGGAGGTTGACCGAATGGTACGGATCTCATCCGACCTTGGCCAGCATCTTGACTGGCTCCAGCAGGACGTTGACCTGGGCTTCGAGCGGCTTCTTCTGCATAATGTCAACCTGGAACAGCAGCGGTTCATCGAAGATTTCGGCCAGCATGTGCTGCCAACTCTGCTGGCAACTGACCAGCCAATAAACCGTACAGTAATCAGTAGTCCGTTTTCGGCATAGTCCCATACCCTCAGGGCCGTATGAAACAAACGCGTGTTACTAC is from Spirosoma taeanense and encodes:
- a CDS encoding TIGR03885 family FMN-dependent LLM class oxidoreductase, which gives rise to MIKIGYHASHEQIKPSTLLDYAKLAQDAGFTSGSSSDHFHPWSNRQGESGFAWSWLGAALQATSLDFGVVNAPGQRYNPAIIAQAAATLADMFPERFWLALGTGQALNEHITGEKWPSKADRNARLKECVDIIRALWNGETVSHKGLVTVEEAQLYTRPVVKPLLFGAVVTSKTAEWVGSWADGLLTISQPKDKLREVIDAFRRGGGEGKPMHLKVQLSYAPTLEAARQGAYDQWRSNVFPNNMLTELRMPDQFDAAGEMVNLQEVDRMVRISSDLGQHLDWLQQDVDLGFERLLLHNVNLEQQRFIEDFGQHVLPTLLATDQPINRTVISSPFSA
- the treY gene encoding malto-oligosyltrehalose synthase; this translates as MTNPVATYRIQFHNDFTFADFERIIPYLDKLGVRTVYASPIFEAVPGSTHGYDAVNPQRINPEIGTEKQLRAISAELTKRGIKWLQDIVPNHMAFHPNNAWLMDVLEKGQRSLYSSFFDIDWSSPHHHGRLMVPFLGSSLEEVIEAGELKIDFQPDRLVLVLAYYDTAYPIHLRSYATVLQAGADKPDKAVQSLLKTLADLEQVTDAKTYALRVTEFQVELTNWLKNEGKSAFKTCLKAVNENPALIRQIADEQIYRLCYHSETDSQINFRRFFTVNSLICLNIQDQQVFEHVHKHTKHLLEAGVFQGLRIDHIDGLYDPGHYLDQLRELAGEDVYIVVEKILETGEDLPANWPIQGATGYEYLSLVNNLFTRTGSQEKFTQFYHKLLGEKSIIRQELHEKKAYILYEHMAGELDNLSRLFEELNLIDNDRQANVSFDTLKAGIAEFLIRCPVYRYYGNHLPLSVREAAAVRDILDRIRQRKPGLTTVMDVLEDVLLTKPQTGDEAYNRRALRFYQRCMQFTGPLMAKGVEDTLMYTYNRFIGHGEVGDSPEFFGLKTDEFHQKMLDRQARWPLSLNGTSTHDTKRGEDVRSRLNVLTELADEWIAEVHAWQELNADLKQNDAPDPNDEYFIYQTLIGAYPMPDQDEDKFPQRLTEYLEKALREAKRFSTWNTPDEAYEEAAKTFALRLLDRKRPFWKRFQQFHQQVSDFGIVNSLAQVVLKSTCPGLPDVYQGCEFWDLSMVDPDNRRPVDFDQRQQDLDELIASDADDLWSELWHSRYDARIKLWVTHLLLNERQQQADLFANGHYVPLTVEGRYKQHVLAFARRHESTWYVTVVPLGLAQLCREQQTDLLSLDWQDTRVVLPPEASTQWENRLLSTSGTAENGLVVSELFQTLPLAVLKLEQVRSARSAGILLPITSLPSPYGVGDFGPEAMAFADFLGRSHQTYWQVLPLNPVESGQGHSPYSSNSSMAGSPLLLSPDILVQEGLLEEADLREAYLPITEHVDFKEARRVKEPLFDKAYQNFRNIQSVGQQQAFNRFCEQEAYWLDDYALYSALKLHHNDEPWHTWPKKFRLRQPDALETFSQQHADAINKVKWLQFMFAKQWKALRAYCNNLGIRLFGDLPFYVSYDSVDVWANPELFSIDDNGKMTGIAGVPPDYFNADGQLWGMPVFRWDVLKKQNYAWWVERLRKNMELFDLLRLDHFRAFADYWEVPASEQTAVNGTWKPGPGADFFSVLRQEFGELPFVAEDLGQINEAVYELRDEFGLPGMKVLQFAFGDEMPKSINTPHNHTLNSIAYTGTHDNNTSRGWYRQDKEKAQSRQLERYVGLPVTEENVHLILGRLAYASVAQTAILPLQDVLGLDESARLNTPATTERNWTWRLLPDQLSPAIEEQLREWTTVYNRY